DNA from Haloferax volcanii DS2:
CGACGTTCGGTCGTCCGTCTATCTCGTCGCCGCGATTTGGCCGTACGCGCTCCCGCCGGCGGTCGCCGCGATTCTCCTGAACTTCATTCTCCACCCGAATCTCGGCATCTTCACCCACTACCTCGAACTCCTGACGCCGCTCACCTTGGACTGGTTCAACGACGGCCCGCAGGCGTTCGCCATCCTCGCGGTCGTCGCCGTCTGGAAACAGCTCGGCTACAACATCATCTTCATCGTCGCCGCGCTGAACAACATCCCCGAGATACTGACGGAGAACGCGCGCATCGACGGCGTCGGCCGGTTCAGGATGCTGTACAAGGTGTACGTGCCGATGATTGCGCCGACGATGACGTTCCTCGTCGTCATGAACACGATATACGCGTTCTTCTCGACGTTCCCGCTCGTCGACCTGATGACGAGCGGCGGGCCGAGCGACGCAACGAACTTCCTGATATTCAAGCTCTACCGCGACGCCTTCCAGTTCAACAGCCTCGGGCTGGCGTCCGCGCAGTCCGTGATTCTGTTCGTCGTCGTGTCGGTTCTGATGTACATCCAGCTTCGGTTCGCGTCGGGCTACGGGCGGTACGGAGGATAACGAGATGGCCACAGAGACAGACACCACGACGTTCGACGCGGGAAGACTCGCGCACCGACTGCCGGACGACGCGCTGCTGCACGGCGGCATCGTCTTCGCAATCCTCCTGATGGCGTCGCCGCTGCTGCTCGCGATTATCATGAGCACGCAGTCGACGACGGAGGTGTATCAGGTGACGAACCTCGGCCTCGGGTCGAGGGGGCTGTCGAACTACTCGGACGCGCTCGTGAACTACGACTTCAGCACGTACATGCTGAACTCGTTCGTGATGAGCGTCGTCGTCGTCGTCGGGAAGGTCACGCTCTCGCTGTTCGCGGCGCTCGCGCTCGTCTACTACCGCTTCCCGTACGAGCGGGCGGTGTTCATGTTCATCCTGCTGACGCTGTTGTTGCCGGTGCCGGTTCGAATCGTCCCGCTGTTCCAGCTGATGGCCGACCTCGGCTGGACGAACTCCCTGTTGGCGTTGACCGGACCCTACATCGCGAGCGCGACGGCCGTGTTCCTCTTTCGCCAGCAGTTCACGGGGATTCCGGCCTCGCTCGTCGAGGTCGCGCGCCTCGACGGCGTCGGCCCGCTCACCTTCCTGTTCAGGGTGCTCGTCCCGATGTCGAGAGGGATGATTGCCGGGGTGTGCGTTATCACGTTCATCTACACGTGGAACCAGTTCCTCTGGCCGCTGGTCGTCGTGACCGACAAGAGCAGTCAGGTCGTCCAAGTGGGGATTCGGTACCTCCAGGGCTCCGCGCAGGCGGGGCTGACGCAGTGGGGGCTCATCATGGCCGGCGCGGTCCTCGCGTTGCTCCCGCCGCTCGTGGTGCTCGTCGTGCTGCACCGACCGCTCCTGCGAACGCTCACCATCCAACAGAAATAGCGAACCCACCATGTCAGACATCACGATTCAGAACTTACGGAAGACGTACGACGACGTGCGCGCCGTGAAGGGTATCGACCTCGAAATCGAAGACGGCGAGTTCCTCGTCGTCGTCGGCCCCTCGGGGTGCGGGAAATCGACGACGCTCCGGATGCTCGCCGGCCTCGAATCGGTGACGGACGGCTCCATCGCCATCGGCGACCGCGTCGTCAACGAGGTGCCGCCGAAGGACCGAAGCATCGCGATGGTGTTTCAGAACTACGCGCTGTACCCGCACATGACGGCGGCAGAGAACATGAAGTTCGGCATGAAATCGGCCAGCGAGTTCTCCGCCGACGAAATCGAACGGCGCGTGGAAGACGCCACCGAGACGCTCGGTATCGCACACCTCCGCGACCGGAAGCCGAAGGAACTCTCGGGCGGGGAGCGACAGCGGGTCGCCATCGGCCGGGCGCTCGTCCGCGAACCGGACGTGTTCCTGATGGACGAGCCGCTGTCCAACCTCGACGCGAAGCTCCGGGTGCAGATGCGCGCCGAACTGCTCAAACTCCACCGCGACCTCGATACGACGACCGTCTACGTCACCCACGACCAGACGGAGGCGATGACGCTCGGCGACAGGGTCGCGGTGCTCGAAGACGGGAGGCTCCAGCAGGTCGCACCGCCCCAAGAGCTGTACGACTACCCGACGAACCAGTTCGTCGCCGGCTTCGTCGGCGAGCCCGCGATGAACTTCGTTCCCGTGGCGGTCCGCCGGCAGAGGAGCGAACTCGTCGCCGAAGCGCCGGGCCTCTCGCTCACGCTCCCTGCGGGCTCCGGGCTGGACGACGTGGACGACGACGGCCTCACCCTCGGCGTCAGACCCGAAGACGTGTCTCTCGTCTCGAACACCGCCGGGGCGTCGGAGTCGTTCACCGCCGAGGTGACGGTCACCGAACCGCTCGGCGAACTCCTGCTTCTGCACTGTCGCCTCGGCGACGAGGAGATTCGGGTCAAAGTCGAGCCGCGAAGCCGAATCACGGCCGGAGACACCGTCGAACTCGCCGTCGATACGGACCGCCTGCACCTGTTCGATGCGGACGGCGACGCCGTCTACCACTCGTCGGTTCCCGAGCGGGCGACCGAGAGCGTCGTAGCCGACTGACGAGGCAGGCGGCGAGGCGAGCGGCGAAGCGAACGCAGGGCGCGTCGCTACCGCCCGTCGAACGCCTCGGGCGACAGGTCGAGTCCCGCGCGCTCCTCGTCGGTGAGGTCTTCGAGGACGCTCGTGCCGGACCCCGGTTTCGAGTCCCACGACCAGTCCTCGTGAAGGCGGAGGCGGCCGTCTTCCAGTCGCTCGATGCGGTCCGTCGAGTGGCCGGTCGCAGTCGTCCCGTCGTCGGTGACGTGAGAGTACCGGAAGTCGAGCGTGTCGCCGCGGTGGCGGCCGACGAGGTGGCCCAGCCTGACGGTTCCGCCGCGGTACGCCGCGTGAATCAGGTCGCCGGACTGGTCGAACCAGAAGTGGGTGTCGCCGCCGACGTCGCCGCTCTCGGCGTTGGCGACCGATTTGAAGACGCGCCCGTCGAGGGACGGCGCGTGAGATTCGGACATAGTCCGTGTGCGAGGCGGACCGTTATGAGTGGTCCGCCGAGAACTGCGAGCGGCCGACTTCCCCCGGTCGACCGCCCGTCGCGGCCCCTGCACCACCACTACCACCAGCGGTCAGTAGCTACTCCGATCTCCCGAACCGGAGTCAGAGCCGTTTTTGACCGCGTCAGTCGCCTTTTCGATGCCTTTCTTGGCTTTCTCCTCGCTCACCTTCGTCCGCTTGCCGACCTGTTTGGCGACTTCGTCTTCGTGGCCCTCTACCAGTCCGAGCAGCCGTCGAAGCTTGCTCATCACGCCCATGGCGTCGGCAGTAGCGACCCCTCGGAGGAAAAGGTGGTGGCCCCGAACCGCGGAATCGACACCCGAGAGAGACGGCGGCCGGCTTCGGGTAGACGGTGAATCAACAGTCGAAAGAACGGCATATCTATAAATCCAATATATAATAAAATACTGAGAGGTGTGCGAGCAGTCAATCGTCTTTCTCTACGGTAGGAGAGGAGTGAACGGGTCGGTCGATACGGCCCGTTCGAAGGAACCAACAGACGAAAAAAGGAACTAGACGCAGTCTTCAGGCCCGCGAGGGTCGAGCTTTCGATACGTGCCGTTCGGAGCGACTCTCGCGTCGTCAGCACGAACGACGGCCTCGCGTGATGTTCGAGTCGGTAGCGGCAGTACGGTCGCTTTCGTCGGGTACAGTGATTGAGCGTCGGTTGTACTCTGGTAGCAAGGTCTCGAAACCGGCGAGTATCCGACGGCGGGTTCCGAGACGAGTGGGTCCATCGTCCAGTCCCGAGATTGAATGAAATATGGTATTTTTTCGATACTCCCGAATTTCTGTTAGTTCGTTCTGGCGTTCCTGTCGGGGCGACGAGCCATGGTCCCGATCGGCGTCTCAGCTTCCCCGGTAGGTCGTGTAGCTCCCCGGCGACAGCAACAGGGGAACGTGATAGTGCTCGTTGGCGTCGTCGACGACGAACCGGACCGGAACCGTCTCCAAGAACGACGATTCCGTGGGGCCGTCGCGGTAGTACGGGCCGACTTCGAACAGGAGTTGGTAGGTTCCGGTCTCCATCGCGTCGCCCGACAAAAGCGGTTCGTCGACCCGTCCGTCGTCGTTGGTCGTGCCGCGGCCGACCGTCTCCGCCTCGCCGGACGAATCCAGTTTTTGAAGCGTCACGTCGACGCCGGCCGCCGGTCCC
Protein-coding regions in this window:
- a CDS encoding carbohydrate ABC transporter permease → MSTATKPYDSTLQAALLLLPTAAVLVAFLYYPALETFRLSLYETLFLGQRQTWTGLGNFVTLLTSGTYQYSFFITVAFAAVVVFGTLGVSLLIGYLIFSVDVRSSVYLVAAIWPYALPPAVAAILLNFILHPNLGIFTHYLELLTPLTLDWFNDGPQAFAILAVVAVWKQLGYNIIFIVAALNNIPEILTENARIDGVGRFRMLYKVYVPMIAPTMTFLVVMNTIYAFFSTFPLVDLMTSGGPSDATNFLIFKLYRDAFQFNSLGLASAQSVILFVVVSVLMYIQLRFASGYGRYGG
- a CDS encoding carbohydrate ABC transporter permease translates to MATETDTTTFDAGRLAHRLPDDALLHGGIVFAILLMASPLLLAIIMSTQSTTEVYQVTNLGLGSRGLSNYSDALVNYDFSTYMLNSFVMSVVVVVGKVTLSLFAALALVYYRFPYERAVFMFILLTLLLPVPVRIVPLFQLMADLGWTNSLLALTGPYIASATAVFLFRQQFTGIPASLVEVARLDGVGPLTFLFRVLVPMSRGMIAGVCVITFIYTWNQFLWPLVVVTDKSSQVVQVGIRYLQGSAQAGLTQWGLIMAGAVLALLPPLVVLVVLHRPLLRTLTIQQK
- a CDS encoding ABC transporter ATP-binding protein; this encodes MSDITIQNLRKTYDDVRAVKGIDLEIEDGEFLVVVGPSGCGKSTTLRMLAGLESVTDGSIAIGDRVVNEVPPKDRSIAMVFQNYALYPHMTAAENMKFGMKSASEFSADEIERRVEDATETLGIAHLRDRKPKELSGGERQRVAIGRALVREPDVFLMDEPLSNLDAKLRVQMRAELLKLHRDLDTTTVYVTHDQTEAMTLGDRVAVLEDGRLQQVAPPQELYDYPTNQFVAGFVGEPAMNFVPVAVRRQRSELVAEAPGLSLTLPAGSGLDDVDDDGLTLGVRPEDVSLVSNTAGASESFTAEVTVTEPLGELLLLHCRLGDEEIRVKVEPRSRITAGDTVELAVDTDRLHLFDADGDAVYHSSVPERATESVVAD
- the uraH gene encoding hydroxyisourate hydrolase; its protein translation is MSEGVTTHVLDTSSEGPAAGVDVTLQKLDSSGEAETVGRGTTNDDGRVDEPLLSGDAMETGTYQLLFEVGPYYRDGPTESSFLETVPVRFVVDDANEHYHVPLLLSPGSYTTYRGS